From a single Collibacillus ludicampi genomic region:
- the aroF gene encoding 3-deoxy-7-phosphoheptulonate synthase — MILVMKSNVTEEQIQAVISFLESHHVRVHLSKGEERTIIGMIGDKKILKELPVETLPGVERSVHVTHPFKLASRDFHPDDTRIRVGDVEIGGDQLVVIAGPCSVESRDQLFTAAEIVKAAGAQMLRGGAFKPRTSPYSFQGLKEEGLKILAEARERTGLPVVTELMDIEHLPLFEEYVDVIQLGARNMQNFPLLKAVGKTQKPVLLKRGLSATIEEWLMSAEYIMAEGNPNVILCERGIRTFETATRNTLDINAVPVVKHLSHLPIIVDPSHATGVRAYVPPAAKAGLAAGADGLIMEMHPDPSKALSDGAQSLDPEQFHILMQELKQLAHALGRGIESMVSSH, encoded by the coding sequence ATGATCTTGGTCATGAAATCGAACGTTACGGAGGAACAGATTCAAGCGGTCATATCGTTTCTCGAGTCCCATCACGTGCGCGTACATCTTTCAAAAGGGGAAGAACGCACGATTATCGGAATGATTGGTGACAAGAAAATCTTGAAAGAACTTCCCGTAGAAACGCTGCCAGGCGTGGAAAGATCTGTGCATGTTACACATCCGTTCAAGCTGGCAAGCCGCGATTTCCATCCGGACGACACGCGGATTCGCGTAGGAGATGTGGAAATCGGGGGCGATCAGCTTGTCGTGATCGCGGGTCCCTGTTCGGTCGAAAGCCGTGATCAATTGTTTACCGCAGCTGAAATCGTCAAAGCAGCTGGCGCTCAAATGTTGCGCGGCGGCGCATTCAAACCGCGTACATCCCCTTATTCGTTCCAGGGATTAAAAGAAGAGGGTTTGAAAATTCTTGCGGAAGCGAGAGAACGAACGGGTTTGCCCGTGGTGACAGAGCTAATGGATATCGAACATTTGCCATTATTTGAAGAGTATGTCGACGTGATTCAGCTTGGGGCACGCAATATGCAAAACTTCCCCTTATTAAAAGCGGTCGGCAAAACGCAAAAACCTGTCCTTCTGAAACGCGGGTTGTCGGCAACGATCGAGGAATGGTTAATGTCCGCTGAATATATCATGGCAGAAGGGAACCCGAACGTCATCTTATGTGAACGCGGGATCCGCACATTCGAAACCGCGACCAGGAATACGCTGGATATCAATGCGGTTCCCGTTGTCAAACATCTCAGCCATCTGCCGATCATCGTCGATCCTTCCCATGCGACAGGCGTGCGCGCCTATGTTCCGCCGGCGGCTAAAGCGGGATTGGCAGCAGGCGCGGACGGTTTGATCATGGAGATGCATCCGGATCCGTCCAAAGCGCTTTCCGATGGGGCACAATCCCTCGATCCGGAACAGTTCCATATCCTGATGCAGGAACTCAAACAATTGGCACATGCTTTAGGCAGGGGAATTGAATCAATGGTTTCGAGTCATTAA
- a CDS encoding MFS transporter: MSFRELPYSLRVLLVISALFTLATALSSAFVNVYLWRQNQSLVILAVYNGLQFLMMPLMFYLGRILRPKRMEPYLRLGIFFHALFYASVLFIGNRSLSYLLGLVLGIGAGFYWFSFNLLVVRIARGKWRIVFNSFMGVLSSLANMAAPLLSGFLIARIHKEIGYSLIFASSLTLFAIAFFISARLRGELFEERPAPLFCRRHPNWNRVLIGSFFQGLREGVFTFLAVILVYLATKNEVSLGQYAALTSLISSLSFFFVGKILKWNWYNESMLIGSFFSTGAIALFVLNMNYSTILWYGIMTALFTPLFAVPFGTRVYQVIDEAHHLFEREYIVEREITLNLGRILSIASFIAAYTFLRKEWIPLYLVIIGFMQIVAVLILRTVRMNGPSGQDHCLGVDIPKRKKGTLS, encoded by the coding sequence TTGTCTTTTCGTGAATTGCCTTACTCGCTCCGTGTCCTTCTCGTGATCAGTGCTTTGTTTACATTGGCAACGGCCTTATCGAGTGCCTTCGTTAACGTGTACTTATGGAGGCAGAATCAAAGCCTCGTCATCCTTGCAGTCTATAACGGATTGCAGTTTCTGATGATGCCCCTGATGTTTTATCTGGGGCGCATCCTTCGTCCGAAACGCATGGAACCCTATCTTCGCTTAGGTATTTTCTTTCATGCGCTCTTCTACGCGTCTGTCTTGTTTATCGGTAACCGCTCCCTTTCTTATTTGCTCGGACTTGTTTTAGGGATCGGAGCAGGTTTCTACTGGTTTTCCTTCAATCTCTTGGTTGTGCGTATCGCACGCGGAAAATGGCGAATCGTCTTCAACAGCTTCATGGGCGTTCTCAGTTCATTGGCCAACATGGCTGCACCCTTGCTTTCAGGATTTCTTATCGCAAGGATCCATAAAGAAATCGGATACAGTTTGATTTTCGCCTCATCTCTCACATTATTCGCGATCGCATTTTTTATCAGCGCCCGATTACGAGGTGAACTCTTTGAAGAAAGGCCTGCCCCTCTTTTTTGCAGACGCCATCCCAACTGGAATCGTGTATTGATCGGCAGTTTCTTTCAGGGGTTACGGGAAGGAGTGTTCACTTTCCTGGCGGTGATTCTTGTCTATCTTGCGACAAAAAACGAAGTATCGCTCGGACAGTACGCCGCTTTGACGTCGCTGATCTCTAGTTTATCGTTTTTCTTTGTGGGAAAAATCCTGAAATGGAACTGGTACAACGAATCGATGCTCATTGGTTCCTTCTTCTCAACGGGAGCGATCGCATTATTCGTACTGAATATGAACTATTCCACGATTTTGTGGTACGGTATCATGACCGCGTTATTCACTCCCCTGTTTGCCGTTCCTTTCGGTACTCGCGTCTATCAGGTGATCGATGAGGCACATCATCTGTTTGAACGGGAGTACATCGTTGAACGCGAGATCACATTAAACCTAGGACGCATTTTGAGTATCGCTAGCTTTATTGCCGCTTACACATTTTTGCGCAAGGAATGGATTCCCTTGTACCTGGTCATCATCGGGTTCATGCAAATCGTGGCCGTTTTGATATTAAGAACGGTGCGGATGAACGGTCCGAGCGGACAGGATCATTGCTTGGGGGTAGACATTCCAAAACGAAAAAAAGGGACTCTTTCATAA
- the thiC gene encoding phosphomethylpyrimidine synthase ThiC: MSLRSQDVPNIPLMSSFPGSKKVYVQGSRPDIRVPMREISLSPTKGNYGEEENPPVRIYDTSGPYTDPDYQADIRKGLPLNRLAWILERDDVEEYEGREIKPQDNGYQEGDPRANLEVFPGSKRRPLRAKAGRNVTQMHYARKGIITPEMEYIAIREQVDPEFVRQEVAAGRAIIPANINHPELEPMIIGRNFHVKINANIGNSAVTSSIDEEVEKMTWAIRWGADTIMDLSTGKNIHTTREWIIRNSPVPVGTVPIYQALEKVGGRAEELTWEIFRDTLIEQAEQGVDYFTIHAGVLLRYIPLTAKRVTGIVSRGGSIMAAWCLAHHQENFLYTHFEEICEIMKAYDVSFSLGDGLRPGSIADANDEAQFAELETLGELTKIAWKHDVQVMIEGPGHVPMHLIKENVDRQREVCHDAPFYTLGPLTTDIAPGYDHITSAIGAAMIGWYGTAMLCYVTPKEHLGLPNKNDVREGVIAYKIAAHAADLAKGHPGAQIRDNALSKARFEFRWRDQFNLSLDPERAMEYHDETLPAEAAKTAHFCSMCGPKFCSMKITQDIREYAKEKGLDTEEALQKGLEEKAQEFRETGGKIYS, from the coding sequence ATGTCACTGCGCTCACAAGATGTACCGAACATTCCGTTGATGTCCTCTTTTCCAGGAAGCAAAAAAGTTTACGTTCAAGGTTCTAGACCCGATATTCGCGTCCCGATGCGTGAAATTTCACTCAGTCCGACGAAGGGCAATTACGGCGAAGAGGAAAATCCGCCTGTCCGCATATACGATACGAGCGGGCCATATACCGATCCTGACTATCAGGCGGATATCCGCAAGGGTTTACCTCTGAATCGCCTCGCATGGATTCTCGAACGCGATGATGTCGAAGAATATGAAGGCCGGGAAATCAAACCGCAAGATAACGGCTATCAAGAAGGAGATCCGCGTGCGAACCTAGAAGTGTTCCCGGGCTCCAAACGCCGCCCGTTGCGAGCGAAAGCAGGCCGGAACGTAACGCAAATGCACTACGCTCGAAAAGGAATCATCACTCCCGAGATGGAATATATCGCCATCCGCGAACAAGTGGATCCAGAATTTGTGCGTCAAGAAGTGGCGGCAGGCCGTGCGATTATTCCCGCCAACATTAACCACCCGGAACTTGAGCCCATGATTATCGGCCGAAATTTCCATGTAAAAATAAATGCAAACATTGGGAATTCTGCGGTTACTTCGTCCATTGATGAAGAAGTGGAGAAAATGACTTGGGCCATCCGTTGGGGTGCCGATACGATCATGGATCTTTCCACAGGGAAAAACATTCACACGACTCGGGAATGGATCATCCGTAACTCCCCTGTTCCCGTCGGTACGGTTCCTATTTATCAAGCACTTGAAAAAGTTGGCGGAAGAGCGGAAGAACTCACTTGGGAAATCTTTCGCGACACATTGATCGAGCAAGCGGAACAAGGTGTTGACTACTTCACGATCCACGCGGGTGTGTTGTTGCGCTACATACCTTTAACCGCAAAACGGGTGACAGGAATAGTGTCCCGCGGGGGATCGATCATGGCCGCATGGTGTCTGGCACACCATCAAGAGAATTTCCTCTATACACATTTTGAAGAGATTTGTGAAATCATGAAAGCGTACGATGTTTCCTTCTCATTGGGAGACGGATTGCGCCCCGGATCGATTGCCGATGCAAACGATGAAGCGCAATTCGCCGAATTGGAAACACTCGGGGAGTTAACGAAAATTGCTTGGAAGCATGATGTCCAAGTCATGATCGAAGGTCCCGGGCACGTGCCGATGCACTTGATTAAAGAAAACGTGGATCGCCAACGTGAAGTCTGCCATGACGCTCCGTTCTACACGCTCGGTCCCTTGACGACTGATATCGCTCCAGGCTACGACCATATCACGTCCGCAATCGGTGCGGCGATGATCGGATGGTACGGAACAGCGATGCTCTGCTATGTGACGCCGAAGGAGCACCTCGGGCTGCCCAACAAGAATGATGTGCGCGAAGGGGTTATCGCCTACAAAATCGCAGCACATGCCGCCGATCTCGCAAAAGGTCATCCCGGCGCACAAATTCGCGATAACGCGCTCTCCAAAGCGCGCTTCGAGTTCCGCTGGCGCGATCAGTTTAACCTGTCGTTGGATCCGGAGAGAGCGATGGAATACCATGACGAAACGCTTCCCGCCGAAGCGGCGAAAACCGCTCACTTCTGTTCGATGTGCGGTCCAAAGTTCTGCAGCATGAAGATCACGCAAGATATTCGCGAATACGCGAAAGAAAAAGGATTGGACACAGAAGAAGCTCTCCAAAAAGGTTTGGAAGAAAAAGCCCAAGAATTCCGTGAAACGGGCGGCAAGATTTACAGCTAA
- a CDS encoding AAA family ATPase, with amino-acid sequence MQAVKVTVDAKHWLSALQEIMNVKEPVYETTIFLRLDLTKETLTVIDEDSDSVYRATIPIERRDRESPAVSALYCRVFVHKLKNMIELFHTVCGKITLGFRSTTLSFTHGKKHFLIPNHIIHAPDCEKDYTISFYKRHYDPDRVVRFTIPALAPLLDTLKVYPDTTVKVHVSDGRVRIHHVEYPTDSRRTGVYLWPYEALYQRLSQLPGEAVVDVVFTENRHVYLAVHSSLQWQGKSVSLGMGREILLKPLPATTLYISKGDAGIKPGQRDHLLWSNASLLPVKEKKENRPSYPIDSEDSLSGDPEENLHDLRIDELSDSDEPWKLMLEKSEPIEKQISANEKETTLALLEKLPGLSLIKKQIREIADFAIFEKERMGILGIPMKLPTLHMCFLGNPGTGKTMVARMLGNIFKELNVLAKGHVVEVDRQVLVGAYMGHTEANLLKYVKRAMGGILFIDEAYALYKKDSGKDFGLTAINGLVKLMEDYRDQMIVILAGYKREMFEFLSYNPGLRERIPFHLEFPDYTNEELIQIAEFLAENDQYVLSDDAKDALLKQVLRHKLDETFGNARTVRNCMEKAKIRHAVRAKELGKSKDTWTTLTAEDFVEEGDAKGETLESVLDELERLVGLDEVKRWVKQVIDVIALEKKRLEHGLEDEPLTFHMAFTGNPGTGKTTVARLLGRILRVMNILPRGHFVEATRKDLVAGYMGQTALKTAEKVKEALGGILFIDEAYALARNREDFGAEALATLIKEMEEKKGLFTVIFAGYTDEMEELLKVNPGLKSRIRFTLQFPDFSASELVEIVKRKAHMSDYRLTNAAEEKLWEYFIHKCSEADESFGNGRLAERVFERAKMNLSTRINGMQEVDKESLIMITEEDVTFEDD; translated from the coding sequence ATGCAAGCGGTAAAAGTCACAGTGGATGCAAAACATTGGTTGTCCGCTTTGCAAGAAATCATGAACGTGAAAGAACCGGTTTATGAAACAACGATTTTTTTACGTCTCGATCTCACGAAGGAGACATTAACGGTCATTGATGAAGATTCGGACAGTGTGTATCGGGCAACGATCCCGATCGAACGGAGAGACAGGGAATCTCCCGCCGTTTCCGCCTTGTATTGTCGTGTCTTCGTCCATAAACTCAAAAACATGATCGAACTTTTTCACACGGTATGCGGAAAGATCACATTGGGCTTTCGCAGCACAACTCTGTCTTTTACCCATGGGAAAAAACATTTCCTCATACCCAATCATATCATCCATGCGCCGGATTGTGAAAAAGACTATACGATCTCTTTTTACAAGCGCCATTACGATCCCGATCGTGTCGTCCGATTCACGATTCCCGCTCTCGCCCCTTTGCTGGATACATTAAAAGTTTACCCGGATACGACAGTCAAGGTTCATGTCAGTGACGGCAGAGTCCGCATTCATCATGTTGAATATCCTACGGACTCTCGTAGAACTGGTGTCTACCTGTGGCCGTATGAAGCGTTGTATCAGCGTCTTTCCCAACTGCCCGGGGAAGCCGTGGTCGATGTGGTGTTTACCGAGAATCGTCATGTCTATTTGGCCGTTCATTCAAGTTTGCAATGGCAAGGAAAGTCAGTTTCCCTAGGTATGGGAAGGGAGATTTTGTTGAAACCCCTTCCCGCAACGACTCTCTATATCTCGAAAGGAGATGCTGGGATAAAGCCCGGTCAGAGGGATCATCTATTATGGTCGAACGCTTCTCTCCTACCTGTCAAAGAGAAGAAAGAAAACCGCCCCTCTTATCCCATCGATTCGGAAGATTCATTGTCAGGAGATCCGGAAGAGAATCTCCATGACCTTCGTATCGACGAACTGTCCGACTCCGACGAACCATGGAAGCTTATGTTAGAGAAGAGCGAACCGATAGAAAAACAAATATCAGCGAATGAGAAAGAGACAACCTTGGCTTTGCTGGAGAAACTCCCTGGCCTTTCGCTTATAAAAAAGCAAATTCGAGAGATTGCCGATTTTGCCATTTTTGAAAAGGAACGCATGGGCATCCTTGGAATTCCAATGAAACTCCCTACATTGCACATGTGCTTTCTTGGGAATCCCGGAACAGGGAAAACCATGGTGGCGCGCATGCTTGGGAATATCTTTAAGGAACTGAATGTACTTGCCAAAGGACACGTGGTAGAGGTAGATCGGCAAGTTCTTGTAGGCGCTTATATGGGACATACGGAAGCCAATCTGCTCAAATACGTGAAACGTGCCATGGGAGGAATTCTCTTCATTGATGAAGCGTATGCCCTCTACAAAAAAGATTCGGGCAAAGATTTCGGTCTCACTGCCATTAACGGGTTGGTCAAGCTGATGGAGGATTATCGTGATCAAATGATCGTGATCTTGGCGGGCTATAAGAGGGAAATGTTCGAGTTTCTGTCGTACAACCCCGGACTCCGCGAACGTATTCCGTTTCATCTCGAGTTTCCGGATTATACAAATGAAGAATTGATCCAGATTGCCGAGTTTCTCGCGGAGAACGATCAATATGTCTTGAGTGATGACGCCAAAGACGCGTTGTTGAAACAAGTGCTTCGTCATAAGCTGGATGAAACGTTTGGCAATGCGCGAACCGTGCGGAATTGCATGGAAAAAGCGAAGATCCGCCATGCCGTTCGCGCCAAGGAACTAGGGAAGTCGAAAGACACATGGACAACGTTGACGGCAGAAGACTTTGTGGAAGAAGGCGATGCCAAGGGTGAGACATTGGAAAGTGTATTGGATGAATTGGAACGACTCGTGGGATTGGACGAAGTCAAGCGTTGGGTGAAACAGGTCATCGATGTTATTGCTTTGGAAAAAAAGCGCCTGGAACATGGATTGGAAGATGAACCGCTCACCTTTCATATGGCCTTCACAGGAAATCCGGGAACCGGAAAGACAACGGTGGCCCGTTTACTTGGAAGGATCCTGCGGGTCATGAACATCTTGCCTCGAGGGCATTTCGTCGAAGCGACGCGCAAAGATCTGGTTGCTGGATACATGGGGCAAACTGCGTTAAAAACCGCTGAGAAGGTGAAGGAAGCGTTAGGGGGGATCCTTTTTATCGATGAAGCGTATGCCCTCGCGCGTAACCGAGAGGATTTTGGTGCCGAAGCGCTGGCGACGCTCATCAAAGAAATGGAAGAGAAAAAAGGTCTATTCACAGTCATTTTTGCCGGATACACCGATGAAATGGAAGAATTGCTGAAGGTCAATCCGGGTTTGAAAAGCAGGATCCGTTTTACTCTCCAGTTTCCCGATTTTTCAGCCAGTGAACTCGTTGAAATTGTAAAGCGGAAAGCGCACATGTCTGATTATCGTTTGACGAACGCGGCCGAGGAAAAATTGTGGGAATATTTTATTCACAAGTGTTCGGAGGCGGATGAAAGTTTCGGGAACGGGAGACTTGCAGAGCGGGTATTCGAACGTGCCAAAATGAATCTGTCGACGCGAATCAACGGGATGCAAGAGGTAGACAAAGAATCGCTGATCATGATCACAGAGGAAGATGTTACGTTTGAGGATGATTAA
- a CDS encoding thioredoxin domain-containing protein, with protein MGAPNQGKKPNRLIHEKSPYLLQHAYNPVDWFPWSQEAFEKAKRENKPIFLSVGYSTCHWCHVMERESFEDEEVAELLNRHFVAIKVDREERPDVDHIYMTVCQAMTGHGGWPLTVFLTPEKKPFFAGTYFPKHGRYGHSGLIEILTQIAKLWKEDRERLIRSSERLTEALQPRFGASNEGKLSEEILHQAFQMFCDHFDTRYGGFSDAPKFPTPHNLTFLLRYWKQTGKTKALAMVEKTLEAMHRGGIYDHLGYGFARYSTDDKWLVPHFEKMLYDNALLAIAYLEAFQVTGKETYARIAREIFTYILRDMTSPDGGFYSAEDADSEGVEGKFYVFTPAEIKHVLGEKEGTLFCRYYDVTEKGNFEGTSILNIIHTDPVSIVREAGLSVEQLESQMEGFRQKLFAYREKRIHPHKDDKILTAWNGLMIAALAKGAQILQDPSYEEAAKRAVSFIQKHLVRDDGRLLARYRDGEAAFLAYLDDYAFLTWGLLELYEASFSAEYLGLAKHYTEEMVRLFWDDREGGFYLNGSDAEQLLARPKEVYDGALPSGNSVAALNLLRLARITGETRLEELAQKQIQAFSGNVGSYPPGYTHFLMALQFAYYPGKEIVVAGSRDAEDTKRMLRAVHQVFLPQAVRLFRPEGPEAREIERLVPFIKEQKAIEGRATAFVCENYACKSPTTDVEQFMTLLQSESKEK; from the coding sequence ATGGGTGCTCCGAATCAGGGAAAAAAGCCTAACCGGCTGATTCATGAGAAGTCTCCTTATCTGCTTCAACACGCTTACAATCCTGTAGACTGGTTCCCATGGAGTCAAGAGGCTTTTGAGAAAGCGAAAAGGGAAAATAAGCCGATATTTCTGAGTGTGGGATACAGCACATGTCATTGGTGTCACGTCATGGAAAGAGAATCGTTCGAAGACGAAGAAGTCGCAGAGCTACTCAATCGCCACTTTGTGGCCATTAAAGTGGATCGTGAAGAACGGCCCGATGTGGATCATATCTATATGACCGTTTGCCAGGCGATGACCGGTCATGGAGGATGGCCTCTCACTGTGTTTTTGACACCGGAGAAGAAGCCGTTTTTCGCCGGGACGTATTTTCCCAAGCATGGGCGTTACGGTCACAGTGGTCTGATCGAGATTCTCACACAAATCGCAAAGTTGTGGAAAGAGGATCGTGAGCGGCTCATCCGTTCCAGTGAGCGCCTGACGGAAGCGTTGCAGCCGAGATTCGGAGCATCGAACGAAGGAAAACTGTCGGAAGAGATTCTGCATCAAGCGTTTCAGATGTTCTGCGATCATTTCGATACAAGATATGGCGGGTTTTCAGATGCCCCCAAATTTCCAACCCCTCATAACCTGACTTTCTTGCTGCGATACTGGAAGCAAACGGGAAAAACAAAGGCGCTCGCGATGGTCGAGAAAACGTTGGAGGCGATGCACCGCGGGGGAATTTATGACCACCTGGGATATGGATTTGCGCGTTATTCAACGGATGACAAATGGCTCGTGCCTCATTTTGAAAAAATGTTATATGATAACGCTCTCCTTGCCATCGCTTATTTGGAGGCGTTTCAGGTTACGGGGAAGGAGACATATGCACGCATCGCCCGGGAGATTTTCACGTATATCTTACGGGATATGACATCACCCGATGGCGGATTTTATTCGGCGGAGGACGCCGATTCGGAAGGAGTGGAGGGCAAGTTTTACGTATTCACCCCCGCTGAAATCAAACATGTTTTGGGGGAAAAAGAAGGGACTTTGTTCTGTCGTTACTATGATGTAACGGAAAAAGGAAATTTCGAAGGAACGAGCATCTTGAACATCATCCATACAGACCCGGTATCCATTGTACGAGAGGCAGGACTTTCCGTAGAACAACTCGAGTCGCAAATGGAAGGGTTCCGTCAAAAACTTTTCGCGTACAGGGAGAAGCGGATTCATCCGCATAAAGATGATAAAATTCTCACCGCGTGGAACGGCCTCATGATCGCCGCGCTGGCCAAAGGTGCACAGATCTTGCAGGATCCTTCATATGAGGAAGCGGCAAAACGGGCGGTTTCTTTTATCCAAAAACACCTTGTTCGTGATGACGGACGGCTTTTGGCCCGCTATCGGGACGGGGAGGCTGCGTTTTTGGCCTATCTCGATGATTATGCGTTTCTCACATGGGGACTTCTGGAACTGTATGAAGCCTCTTTTTCAGCCGAGTATCTGGGATTGGCCAAACATTATACGGAAGAAATGGTTCGTTTATTCTGGGATGACAGGGAAGGAGGATTTTACCTCAACGGATCGGATGCGGAACAGCTATTGGCGCGTCCCAAAGAAGTGTATGATGGGGCACTTCCATCCGGAAATTCTGTCGCTGCATTGAATCTCTTGCGGCTGGCGAGGATCACAGGGGAAACCCGTCTAGAAGAACTGGCGCAGAAGCAGATACAGGCGTTTTCAGGCAACGTCGGATCGTATCCGCCCGGGTATACCCATTTTCTCATGGCCTTACAATTTGCCTATTATCCGGGAAAAGAAATCGTCGTGGCGGGAAGCCGCGATGCGGAAGATACAAAGCGGATGTTACGGGCGGTTCATCAAGTCTTTCTTCCGCAGGCTGTCCGGCTCTTCCGTCCGGAGGGGCCGGAAGCGCGGGAAATCGAACGGCTCGTGCCATTCATCAAAGAACAAAAAGCGATTGAAGGCCGTGCAACCGCATTTGTCTGTGAAAATTACGCTTGTAAGTCGCCGACCACCGATGTGGAACAATTCATGACCCTATTACAGTCGGAGTCAAAGGAAAAATAG
- a CDS encoding aldose 1-epimerase, whose product MATAYVENMTYLGEPAIRAGNERMEIILVPGWGSNLISIFHKEKNASLLRTPKSREEFWENPVLYGTPILFPPNRIGDGRFTFNGRTYHFDMNEKDKRNHLHGFLYREKWERVRAEVKNDRVVLETEIDSTVHPEIVRQFPHPFTVRMTYLLEGERIQQNATILNRDKEAFPWGLGYHTTFLFPEDACTFSLTAEKRWILNERLLPTGELEEIEDREQWQKGIRLKERALDDAFLSSASPRGRNEAVIANERLGLRITYWADENFKHWVVYNADGKQGFVCPEPYTWVTNAPHLDLPPSLTGLRVLAPGEQITIKTGISVSVDSRD is encoded by the coding sequence ATGGCCACGGCATATGTAGAAAACATGACCTATTTGGGAGAACCGGCGATTCGGGCGGGAAACGAGCGGATGGAAATCATTTTGGTTCCGGGGTGGGGAAGCAATCTGATCTCCATTTTTCACAAGGAGAAAAACGCCAGCCTGTTGAGAACCCCAAAGTCGCGGGAAGAATTTTGGGAGAATCCCGTCTTATACGGCACGCCGATTTTGTTCCCTCCCAACCGGATCGGTGATGGAAGGTTTACATTCAACGGACGCACCTATCATTTTGATATGAACGAAAAAGACAAACGAAACCACCTTCATGGATTCCTCTATCGGGAAAAGTGGGAACGGGTGCGGGCAGAGGTCAAGAACGATCGCGTCGTTCTGGAAACGGAAATCGATTCCACCGTTCACCCGGAGATTGTTCGTCAATTTCCGCATCCTTTTACCGTGCGCATGACCTATCTTTTGGAAGGGGAGAGGATCCAACAAAACGCGACGATCCTGAACCGGGACAAGGAGGCTTTTCCTTGGGGATTGGGCTACCATACAACGTTTCTCTTCCCGGAAGATGCATGCACCTTTTCGCTGACAGCCGAAAAGCGCTGGATTTTGAATGAACGGTTGTTGCCGACGGGTGAGTTGGAGGAGATAGAAGATCGGGAGCAATGGCAAAAAGGGATCCGACTGAAAGAGCGGGCGTTGGACGACGCGTTTCTTTCTTCCGCTTCCCCGAGGGGAAGGAATGAAGCGGTCATTGCGAATGAGAGACTGGGTTTGCGCATCACTTATTGGGCAGATGAAAACTTCAAGCATTGGGTGGTTTACAACGCGGATGGCAAGCAGGGATTTGTTTGTCCGGAACCTTACACATGGGTGACCAATGCCCCGCATTTGGATCTCCCGCCGTCCTTGACCGGATTGCGGGTGCTGGCTCCGGGGGAACAGATTACGATCAAAACGGGAATCTCCGTTTCGGTAGATTCCAGGGACTGA